The Leptotrichia sp. OH3620_COT-345 region GTATCGGAGAATAAAAATAATATAAATGATTTCAAATAAGAATTAAAAATATAGTTAAATAGATACGTAAAACTAAAATAGAAGTTAAAATCGGACATTCAAATTATTCAACAAAAAAATACGGGAATAAACATAAAGAAAAATTATTGTTTGAGTAAAACAAGTTTATGATTTTTTAGTGCATGAAATGTTTTTTAATATGAAATAATTTAAGTTGGATAGTTTTTAGTGTAATTTTTTTATAAAAAAGGTTGGAAAAATTTATTAATTTTTAAAAAATTAATATTTTTTAATTAGAGTAATAAATATAAAATTAAAAAAGGAAGTATTTTAAAAATAATTATTTTTTTATTTTTAAAATAGCTTCCTTTTTCAAAATAATTTGTAATATTAACATTTCTTGTCATCGATAAATTCATCATCAATAAACTTTTTAAGACTTTCGGGCATATTTTCAATTAAAGGGTTTTCACTATTTTTATTGCTGTTATTTTTGAAATTTTTATCTGAATTTCGGTCATTTTTATTTTCAGAAATATCGCTACCGAATATTTCTCTGAAAAAGCCTACCTCAAGTTCTCTGGAAAATACATTTTTCAATATAATCATAACAACGGGACCTATGAGAAATCCCATTATTCCGAAAAATTTAAATCCCGAATACATAGAAATCAATGTTACTAGAGGGTGAACTCCTATATTTTGACTTATAAGTTTAGGTTCCATTATTTGCCTTACAGATAACACAAGAAGATAAATCAAAATCAAAGCCAGTCCTAACTTTATATCTCCCAATAAAAATGATATTCCCGCCCAAGGAAGTAAGATCGCTCCTGCTCCCAGTATCGGTAAAGCATCAATCAGACAAATTACAATTGATATTAATAGAGGATAGGGAATATTAAACTTCAAAAAAAACAGTAAATTAAAAGAAATCAAAAGTTCAAAAAAGCATATTGTCATAAGAATAATCTGTGCTTTAATATAAGAACCTAAAACTGTAAACATTTCTTTTTTTATATTATATATTTTTTTTAGCCATAATTCAGGGAGTTGTTGTTCCAAAAATTTTAAAATTTCTTTTTTATCAAGACTTATAAAAAAAGTTGAAAGTACAGTAATGCATATATATATTATTATTGTGGGTATGGAAGTTACAAAATAGATGAGTCCGTTTATAAAACTTCCTATTTTGGAAGAACCGAGCGAAATAACTCCTGTCACGGAATTTTTAATCTGGTTTGTAAATCCTTTAGGCAAATATCCTAAATAAATATATCCCTGATCAATCGCAGCTGTCCATAATTTTTTAAAATCTTCAGTATAAGTATTTATATTTTTTGAAAGTTTATAAATTTCTCCGAATAAACGAAGAGAAACAATACTTATAAAACTTAGAAAAAAAATTAAAAATATTACTATTGAAGTAATGGTAGCTATTTTTTTTGAAAATTTTAATTTTCGTCGGAGAAAGTTTCCGAAAGGTTGAATTATTATTGAAAAAAATACAGCTATTACAAAAGGAAAAAGAAATATCCCTAATTTAAAAAGTAAAAGTACTACCAAAAGTACTAATACTATATATAAAATAAAATAAAGTTTTTTAAAATCAAATTTTTTATACTCAGACATAATTACCCCTTTAATAAAATTGTGTATGTTATATTATAGACTATATAATTAAAATTGTAAATATAATTTGATATTTTGTTTTTATATTTTCTTTTATTGATTACAATAGCGTTGTATATTATTGTTATATCTTTTCGTACAGTTTTTTACATATACGAAAAGAAATACTTTTACTTTAATTTGTAATACAGATTTTTTCTTTTTTTAATGTTTTCACAATATCTAAAAATCTTTATAGATCAAATTAAAATTGACATAATTTTAAAAAAATGATACTATAAGATATGTCTAATAGTAATATTAAATTGTAAATAAATATTTACCGAAGGTAAATCTTTAAAATCCAGTAATAGATTAAGGAGGTTGAGAAAGTGTTATGAAATATATTGTATTAGGGATACTAATACTGAAAAAAAGTACGGTTTATGAAATACGAAATATAATCAAAGAAAATTTTAAATCAATGTGCAGTGACAGTATGGGAAGTATTCAAGCATCATTGAAAAAACTTCTTTCAGAAGAAATGATAATTTTTAAGAAGTACACTGAAAGGAATATAAATAAAAAAGTTTATTACATTACTGAAATAGGCAGAAAAGAATTTTTAGAATGGATAAAAACACCTTTAAATATGGGACAAATGAAAAATATAGAATTGGGAAAACTTTTATTTATGGGATTAGTTCCTAAGGAAAAACGTTTACTTTTAATAGAAGAAATCATAAAAAATTTAGAAAAAGAAATTTTCTATTTAAAAAAAATAATGAAAAAACAGAAAGAATTCAAGGAAAGAGAAAAATTAACAGAATATTTTAAAAATAATCAAGAATACAGTGAAAAAATAATGGAAGCCAATCAAAGTAAAACAATAGATGAAAGTATTTCTGAAATTTATCAATATGAAATTTTGACACTTCAGTTAGGAATTGATACAACAGAGTTTTATGTAAATTGGTTTAAAAAAGTCAAGAAAAACATAAAAAAAGGTGATATTAAAATATTAAAAATATAGAAAATATAACAATGTAAAATTTATGTTTTCTCAAATTGAAAAATGTTAATAAAATTTAAAAAATCTTTATTTACTATTTTTAAATTATTTATACTTAAAAAAATGTATAATAAAATTTATATATAATAAAAAACATTTTCTAAGTATACAGGAGTAGAGTAAGTTGTAATTTTAAAGAGAAAGGGGGACACTTATGCCGAAATCGATTTATAAAAGAAAAATCAGTAAAAGTCGGTTTTTGTTTTTATTTCTTATAAGTGTTTCAGTATGCGGAGCTAATTTGGATGATGTAATTTCCGAATATGAAAAAAAATCATACACAACAAAAATCAATGAAGCAAATTTGAAAACATATGATATTAAAGAAAAAGCGCTAAAAAAAGGAGATTGGAATGCAATAAAATTCAGTACCGAAAATGCTTATGAAAAGAGCAGGAGCTATGATGGAATAAATATAAATAACAGTATAACTTTCGGAATATTGTATTATAAAAACGGATATAATTTTACAGATAAAAAATTTACAGAAAATAAAATTGGAATATCAAAAACTCTGAATGATTTTTTTTATAGTGATACGAAACATAATACAAATGTAAATAATATATCCAGAAACATACAGAAAATTATTAATGAAACATCTAAAAACGATGAAATACGTAATTTGATTGACTTATATAAAGAATATAAAAATAAAGAAAAAGAAGTATCGCAAAATAAAATATCCGTTGAAGGAAAAAAGAAAGATTATAATATTTTAACAAAAAAATATCAATTGGGTACGGCTACAAAATTTGATTATGACTTGGCAAAAACAGAATATGAAACTGCACAGCTGAAATATGAAAATACCGAAAGGGAATTAAAGATATTAAATGAAAAATTTATGATTTATAATGTTTCAATACCGAAAACTGAAAAGCTCGAGGACATAAAAGCTATTGAATTGAAAAAGGAAGATTTTTATGGATTAAAATTATCGGAAGCCCAAAAAATAAAATTAAATGAAAACTTATATGAAGAAAGAATGAAAAAAGAAAAATTTGACTATAATGTGCCAAAAATTACCGCGGATGCAGGTTATTCCTTTAAAAATGATTCTGTCACAGTAGGTTTGGGGATTACAAAAACTTTTAAGTTATATAATGACACAATAGAAGATTTAAAGAATGAAACTGAAAAACTTAAGCTGGAATATGAACGGAAAAAAAATGAGATACTTTCCAATGCAGGGCAGGAAATACTAAATTATACAACTTATCAGACAAATGTATTAATCAGTAAAAAAAATTTGGAGATTTCAAAGCAGGATTATGCAATCTTTTTTAAAAAATACGAGCTCGGTACAGACACATTTGCAAACTATGTAGAAAAAAGAAACGTATATGAAAAAGCGGTTATAGACTATGAAATAGCTAAAAATGAATTAGCGGCATTTACAAGAAAAATTAAATATTACAAATAGAATAAGTTGAAAGAAAAATAATATGAGGTGATTTTGTGCTAAAAAAGAAGATGAAAGAAATTTATAAATATCTTAAAGGAAAGACGATAGTTTTTTTAATTTTAGGAGTAATATTTTTAATTGCCTGCGGAAAAAAGAAAGAAGAGAATGTATATGAGGTTACAACAGTAGAAAAAGGGGATATAAGTCTTTCTATCGAAAAAACCGGACAAGTAGTTTCTGAAAATGAAGTTTCTGTTTACACTACTGCAAATCAGAGAGTGAATAAAGTATTTTTCAAAGCCGGGGATAATGTAAAAAAAGGCGATATTGTACTGACTTTTTATCCTGTGGATAAAAATGAACTTCAAAGAAAAATACAGATAAAAAGTCTTGAAGTGCGACAAAAGCAGAGAGATTTGAGAAATGTTTCAGAACTGAAAAAAATTGGAGGAGCTTCTGCAGTATCTGTAGATGATGCCAAAATTGCCTTACAGACTGTACAACTTGAGCTTTTATCGCTAAAGGAAGATTTTGCTTTAATAGTAGATCATATAAAAAGTCCGGTTGACGGGGTTATCACAGCTATGACTGCTGATGAAAATTATCGTGTAAATACGGAAACTACTTTGTTTAAAGTATCAGATGTAAAAAATATGAAAGTCGAAGTAAATTTGTCCGATACACAAATAAAAGATATAACACCGGGACAAAGAGTTGAAATTACTTCGGATTCATTGCCTGACGGAGAAAAAATAGACGGTGTCGTTTCTCAAATTTCAGGTGTGTCGGTCAAAAGTACAAATTTAGATGAAAGTAATACTACTGTAAGCATAAAATTAAATAATTCCGGAAATTTAAGACCCGGCACAACCATAAATGCAACTATTTTTTATAAAGAAAGTAAAAATGTGTTAAAAATACCGTATAATTCCGTAATAAATGAAAATAATAAATTTTATGTATTTTTAGTTGGAAATGATAATAAAATAAGCAAAAAAGAGGTAATTTTAGGAAACGGTGACGATTCCTATTATGAAGTTGTAAGCGGAATTTCAAGCGGGGAAAAAATTATTGCTGTAATTGATGAAAACTTAAAAGACGGAGAAAAAATAAAAATAGCAGATCCGAATAAAAAAACGAATGGAAAAGGCAATAAAAAAGGAAATAGCAAGCCTAATAAAAATAATAATAGAGACAAAGATTCGGAAAGAAATCCTCCTCAATAAAAATAAATTTTTAAAAGGAAAATAATTATGATAGACGTAAAAAAAATAGTTAAAATTTATAAAAACGGCAATATGTCATTGGAAGTTCTTAAAGGTCTTGATCTTTATGTAGGAAAAAATGAATATGTAGCACTTATGGGTCCTTCAGGAAGTGGAAAATCTACATTTATGAACATACTCGGTTGTCTTGATAAATTAACTTCAGGAAAATATATACTTGACGGAGTTGATGTTTCAACAATGAAAGGTGATCAGCTTTCAGTAGTAAGGAATGAAAAAATAGGATTTGTTTTCCAGTCATTTAATTTGCTTCCCAAACTTTCCGCTCTTGAAAATGTAGCACTTCCGGCACTTTATGCAGGAATAAAAAGAGAAGAAAGATACAAACGAGCTGAAGATGCTTTAAAAAGTGTGGGTTTGGGAGAAAGAATTCATCATAAACCTAATGAAATGTCAGGAGGACAGAGACAGAGAGTCGCCATAGCAAGAGCAATAATAAATAATCCCAAAATACTTCTTGCAGATGAGCCTACAGGTAACCTTGACTCAAAATCAGGAGAAGAAGTACTTGAAATATTCAAAACATTAAATGAACAGGGAACGACAATAGTTATGGTAACTCATGAAGAAGATGTGGCTCAACACTGTAAAAGAATAGTAAGGTTAAAAGACGGAGTTATTGAATCCGATTATATTGTTACTGATAGGAAAGGGGAATAAATGGATTTTTTTGAATCATTGAAACTTGCTGTAGGTAATCTTTTCAGTTATAAAATAAGATCATTTCTGACTATGCTCGGAATAATAATCGGAATCGGAGCTGTAGTTATGATGTCTTCTCTTGGTGCAGGGGTTAAAGAGAATATAGTAGGTGATTTAAACAAACTTGGATTAGGAAACTTTCAAGTATCTATAGACACTTCACCGGGGCAAACATATAAAAGCGGTGATTTACTAACTCCAAAAGATATTTCAGATTTAAAGAGAATAGAAGGTGTTGAAGGGGCTTCTCCCACATCTGAAGCATTTGCAAGAATAGAAATAGGAAAAAAAAGAAAAACTTTTATTGCTACCGGAGTAACTGAAGATTCTTTTAAAATTTATAATTATACAATACTTAAAGGAAGAAAATTTTTGCCTTCAGAATATAAAAAAGACGGTAAATATTTAATATTGGACAATACTACTGCTAAAGAGATATTTCAGGAAGAAAATCCTATTGGAAAAAAGATTGTTTTGAATTTCAGGAGAAACAGACAGATTGTAACTGTAATCGGAATATATAAAAATCCTCTTGAAAACTTAGGTGGTGGCGGTGAAGATGTGCCTGTATTCGGACTTCTTCCAAATAATTATATAAACCACTTAAACGGCAATGAAGGAAATAAATTTACAAGCCTTGATTTGAAAGCAGCTGATCCTAAAGAACTGAATATAGTTATGGAAAGGGTAAAAAATTTTCTTGAAAAAAGAGGAAGTAAAAGTCAAATTTACAATGTCCAAAATATTGCTCAAGGACTAGACGAATTTAACAACATACTTAATATGCTTTCTCTCTTTATAAACGGAGTTGCAGCAATTTCTCTTTTTGTGGGAGGTATAGGAGTAATGAATATTATGCTTGTAAGTGTTACCGAGAGAATAAGGGAAGTAGGTTTGAGAAAAGCCATAGGTGCAAAAACACGAGATATTCTTTCTCAATTTCTTATAGAAGCAGTTATTCTGACTTTTTTTGGAGGCATAATGGGAATTTTTACAGGATATGGCGGAGCACTCCTCATTGGATTCTTCATAAAGACAGCTCCTATTTTAAGTCCTGTAGTTGTAATAGTTTCTTTAATTGTCTCAACTATGACCGGACTAATTTTTGGAGTATATCCTGCTAAAAAAGCTGCAAATCTTGATCCTATTGAAGCTTTAAGAGTTGATTAGCTAAACATTTTACAAATCAGAATAAAAGTTATTCTGATTTTTTAATGAAATATAAAAAAAAATAAGGTATAATTTCTATATAATGAAATTAAACTTTTTTATTTAAGGAGCGAGAAATGCAAAAAAAGAAAATAATTCTGGATTGCGATCCGGGACATGATGATGCTGTAGCAATAATGGTAGCAGGACTACATAAAAAATTTGATTTAATGGGTATTACAGTAGTAGCAGGTAATCAGACATATGAAAATGTCACTAACAACGCACTTAAAATATGTGATTATTTTGATTTTGATATTCCCGTTTATGGAGGAATGAAAGGTCCATTAATAAGAAAACAGATTATTGCAAGTGATTTTCACGGCAAGACAGGACTTGACGGGATAAAACTTCCTGAAACTTCAAGAAAAATAGAAAAAGAAAATGCAATTGATTTTATTATAAATTCTCTTTCAGAAAGTAATGAAAATGATAAAATTACTTTAATTCCTGTAGGTCCTTTGACAAATATTGCTATGGCATTAAAAATAAAACCCGAAATAAAAGAAAAAATTGAAAAAATAATATTAATGGGAGGAAGCTGTTCAGAAGGAAATGTAACTCCTTATGCAGAATTTAATATTTATGCAGATCCTGAAGCTGCACATATTGTATTTTCATCAGGAGTTCCTATAATTATGATGGGACTTGATATTACAAATAAAACAATGCCTAATGAAGATATCATAAGTAAAATACAAAACATAAATACAAAAGAGGGAAATTTCCTGAATCAAGCATTACATTTTCCGAAAAGATATGATGAAAATGGAAAATTTTTATATCATACTCTTCATGATGTAGTGACATTGATATATCTAATTGATGAAAGTGTAGTAAAATTAGAGAAAATTAACTGTAGAATAGAATTAAAAGATGACAAAAAATACGGTCAGACTGTATGTCGTAAATATGATTGTCAAAAGAAAGAAATATTTGAAGAAAAATCGGAAATTTATGCAGGAATTGAAATAAATCTGGATAAATTTTGGGATATTATTTTTGAAGTGATAGAGGTATATTAAAAAATAAATTAAAAATTCTAATAATTTTAAATTTATTATTGATTTCTTTGAAAATTAGAATAAAACATATTATATTAATAAAAATCAAATTAACAAATACATATCTAAAAAGAAGATTAATTATAAAAACTAAATTTAATGCAGATTCAGTTAAATAAAATAAGCTGTTTAAAAAAATATTAACTAAAAGAGAATAAGAAGAGAGTAACTTTCAATAAATAATATAAAAAATTAAAAATAAGAGATAAGAGGGAAACAAAAGGGAAGTTTAACCATCAATTTAAGCAGCAAGTAGTAATAAAATTTAATGTAAAGAAATAAAATTAATATTGTATTAAGAAACGTCTATAAATCAAAAAGGGGGAAGTGTTATAGATATAAAAACAGAATATGGATTTATTCATAAATTTTAATTGTTTGGGTAATTGTACAAATAAAAGAGTTCTAAACAAAACACGGATTACTTTATAATAAATTAATATGAGTAGTAGAAATGGATAATCCGGAAAATAATAAAAGTTATATATGTAATCGGACAGAAAAAAATCCCTCAATATTCAAATTATTTTAACAAAAAAATAAAAATGAGTGTAAAAAATCACCGTATTTAGATAAAATAGGTTTGTGATTTTTTAGGGAGAGTAATATTTTTGAATATAAAATGATTTATGTTGGGAAATTTTTTGTTAAACTTTTTGCAAAAAAATTTATAATTTCTCTTGATTTTTTGAAAAAATGAGGTATATTTATATTAAGGAACTTATGTAAGCGGTTACATTTTTAGATTTATTGAAGAAATGGAGGTGATAAAGTGAAAAAAGCTCTTGTAATAGGAAGTCTAAACATGGATATGACTGCAAAAGTTGAAAAGCTTCCTAAACTGGGAGAAACTATTTTCAGCAATGAATTTTATGAAAGCTGCGGAGGTAAAGGAGCAAATCAGGCAGTCGCAATCGCAAAATTAGGAATGAATACCACTATGATAGGAATGGTCGGAAATGATTTTCAAGGAGAAAAACTTATTGAAAATCTTATTAAACATAATGTCAAGGCTGATAACATAATAAAAAGTGATGAATTGACGGGAAGAGCTGTCATAACGGTTGATAAAAACGGAAATAACAATATCATTGTTATTCCCGGCAGCAATTTTAAAATTACAAAAGAACATATACAAAATAAAGAAAAAATAATATTTGAAAGTGATATAGTCATATTACAGAATGAAATTCCTATAGATGTTGTCGAATTTTCTTTAAAAAAAGCAAAGGAATTGAATAAAATTACTATATTCAATCCTGCTCCCGCAACTGAACTTTCTTCTATAATTTATGAAAATACTGATTATCTGATACTAAATGAAACTGAAACTGAAGAAATTTTTGGGATAAATATAAATGATAAAGTCTACATTGGAAAAATATTTCATAAAAAGAAGGAGCATAACATTAAAAATATAATTCTCACACTGGGAGAAAAAGGAAGTATTTTATTTGATAAGGATGACAGTGTCAGAAAATATGATGCTTATGAAGTAAATGCTGTAGACACTACTGCTGCGGGAGATTCATTTATCGGAGCATTTGCACTTAAAATATGCGAAACGAATAACCCTGATATTGCAATAAAATATGCAACTGCTGTTTCTGCTATTGTTGTTACAAGGCAAGGAGCTCAGGATTCTATACCTACAGTTGAAGAAATTGAAAAATTTATGGAGTTGAACAGTTGAAAATCATAGAAACTGATTTTTTTCAAAAAGAAAATGTAAGCGGTTACAAAAAAATATTTTGAAAATTTTAAATACTTAATATTAAAGTAAACAGCAACTTTGAAACAGCTATAAAAAATTATAAATTCTAAGGTAAAAATACAAAAAATAGTTTTAGAGGAATTAATTAATATTTGGATGCTTAAAGACAATACAACCAATTTTAAAGGTAGGATTATAGTCATAAAAATAGTTTTATCTGTAAGCAAAGGTTATCAGTTTTACATTTATGAAACAGAAAAAATTAGTTTCAGTATAGTTTGGAACAATAAAAAATACTATTAAAAACGATATTTAAAAGACTTTCTAAGATACAAAATTATTTACTTTTAAATTTAGATTAGAGTGGATTTTAAATTGAAAAACAAAAATAAGAAATAAAGTAAATTTAAAAGCTAAATTTAATTATAAGTCAGTTTTTCTTTATTATGAAAAAATTATGATTGTGGAAAAACATAAAAATTAAAAAATAAATTTTGGAGGTAATTAAAATGAAAAAATTTTTAAAAGTATTATTAGTAATGATGAGCTGCCTGATATTAATTGCATGTGGAAATTCAGATAAAAAGGAAAATGCAGAAAATAAAGGCGGTGAAGAAAAAGGAAAGAAATTAAAAGTAGCAGTAGTTTTTGCAGGTTTTTTAGGAGATAAATCCTTTAATGATTCTGCATTTGAAGGTCTTAAAAAAGCTGAATCCGATTTTGGAATAGAATTTAAAGTACTTGAATCAAAAGTTCCTTCCGACTGGGAAACAAACTTTGTTTCTGCAGCTTCTGATGACAGTTATGATTTAATACTTGCCATATCTTCACAATTTACTGACATAGTAAACAATCATGCTGATGTATTTAAAGATAAAAAAATAGGAATTATCGACAGTGTTGTAAAAAAACCTAATGTAGCTTCAGTAGTGTTTGCTCAAAATGAAGGTTCATTTTTAGCAGGGGCAGCTGCCGCACTCTTTACACAGAAAACTGATATTCCTAATGTAAATGAAGATAAAACAATTGGATGGGTAGGCGGAATGGATATACCGGTGTTACAGGATTTCCTTACAGGATATAAACAAGGTGCGATTTATATAGACCCTGAAACAAAAGTACTTGTTTCGTTTGCCGGAACATTTAATGATCCTTTAAAAGGTAAAGAACTTACTCTTGCTCAATACAGTCAGGGTGCGGATATTGTAATGAATGTGGCTTCAAACACAGGAAACGGAATACTCGAGGCTGCAAAAGACACTAAAAAATACGCAATCGGTGTAGATATCAATCAGGATGATATATATCCGGGAACTATACTTACTTCAATGCTGAAAAGAGTAGATGTTGCTACATATGACATAATAAAACAGGTTCATGAAAATACATTTAAAGGTGGAGAAGTTGTAAAAATGAATGCAAGTAATGGCGGTGTAGGGTTAACTGATATGAAAATCATGAAAGATGCTTTGAAGGAAAAGTTTCCTGAAGATATTCTTCAAAAAATTAACGAATTGACAGAGAAAATTAAGAAAGGCGAAATTAAAGTAGAATCTTATCCGGGATTTAAAGTTGAATAAATTTTTTTAAGCAGGAGGAGTTGTTTTGAAAGAAATAGTTAAAATGACGGATATTGTAAAGACTTTCGGAGAAGTTCAAGCAATAAAAAATGGAAATTTTAATTTATTTGAAGGTGAGATCCATTCATTAATCGGAGAAAACGGGGCCGGAAAATCTACAATGATGAAACTTTTATACGGTATATATTCCATTGATTCCGGAAGTATAGAAATATATAATAGAAAAATCGAAAATTATACTCCTAAAGATGCTATAAATCTTGGAATAGGTATGGTTCATCAAGAATTTATGTTGGTAAATGAAATGACAGTTCTTGAAAACATAATTCTCGGTTTTGAACCTGTGGAATCTATGGTTATGATTGATTTCAACAAAGCCAGAGCAAAAGTTCTGGAGTATGTAGAAAAATATAATTTGAATATACAGATAAACAAGAAAGTTAAGGATATATCAGTCGGTGAAGCACAAAGAGTTGAAATAATAAAAACTCTATATAGAGGAGCAAATATACTTATTCTGGACGAGCCGACTGCCGTCCTTACTCCACAGGAAACTGAAAAGTTGTTTGAAATTCTGGAAACTTTAAAACAGGCGGGAAAATCCATCATATTTATATCTCATAAATTAAATGAAGTAATGAAAATAAGTGACAGAATTACAGTAATGAGAGACAGCAAATACATAGAAACTGTAGACAAAAAAAAGACTTCTCCTCTTGAACTTGCTAAAATGATGGTGGGAAGAGAAGTTCTACTAAATGTACAAAAAAAGAAAATCAATGTACAGGAAACTATTTTGGAAGTTAAAAACATTTATGTTCCAAGTGACAGAGAACTTTCAAAGATAAAAGGACTTTCCTTTTCTCTAAAAAGAGGAGAAATTTTAGGAATAGCAGGTGTTGATGGAAATGGACAAAAAGAACTGGTAGAAGCCATTACAGGACTGAGAGAAACTGAAAAAGGAGAAATTATATTTAAGGATAAGCGAATAACAAATAAAACTCCGAAATCTATAAGAGAAGCCGGAATTGCT contains the following coding sequences:
- the ytvI gene encoding sporulation integral membrane protein YtvI: MSEYKKFDFKKLYFILYIVLVLLVVLLLFKLGIFLFPFVIAVFFSIIIQPFGNFLRRKLKFSKKIATITSIVIFLIFFLSFISIVSLRLFGEIYKLSKNINTYTEDFKKLWTAAIDQGYIYLGYLPKGFTNQIKNSVTGVISLGSSKIGSFINGLIYFVTSIPTIIIYICITVLSTFFISLDKKEILKFLEQQLPELWLKKIYNIKKEMFTVLGSYIKAQIILMTICFFELLISFNLLFFLKFNIPYPLLISIVICLIDALPILGAGAILLPWAGISFLLGDIKLGLALILIYLLVLSVRQIMEPKLISQNIGVHPLVTLISMYSGFKFFGIMGFLIGPVVMIILKNVFSRELEVGFFREIFGSDISENKNDRNSDKNFKNNSNKNSENPLIENMPESLKKFIDDEFIDDKKC
- a CDS encoding PadR family transcriptional regulator, with amino-acid sequence MKYIVLGILILKKSTVYEIRNIIKENFKSMCSDSMGSIQASLKKLLSEEMIIFKKYTERNINKKVYYITEIGRKEFLEWIKTPLNMGQMKNIELGKLLFMGLVPKEKRLLLIEEIIKNLEKEIFYLKKIMKKQKEFKEREKLTEYFKNNQEYSEKIMEANQSKTIDESISEIYQYEILTLQLGIDTTEFYVNWFKKVKKNIKKGDIKILKI
- a CDS encoding TolC family protein, giving the protein MPKSIYKRKISKSRFLFLFLISVSVCGANLDDVISEYEKKSYTTKINEANLKTYDIKEKALKKGDWNAIKFSTENAYEKSRSYDGININNSITFGILYYKNGYNFTDKKFTENKIGISKTLNDFFYSDTKHNTNVNNISRNIQKIINETSKNDEIRNLIDLYKEYKNKEKEVSQNKISVEGKKKDYNILTKKYQLGTATKFDYDLAKTEYETAQLKYENTERELKILNEKFMIYNVSIPKTEKLEDIKAIELKKEDFYGLKLSEAQKIKLNENLYEERMKKEKFDYNVPKITADAGYSFKNDSVTVGLGITKTFKLYNDTIEDLKNETEKLKLEYERKKNEILSNAGQEILNYTTYQTNVLISKKNLEISKQDYAIFFKKYELGTDTFANYVEKRNVYEKAVIDYEIAKNELAAFTRKIKYYK
- a CDS encoding efflux RND transporter periplasmic adaptor subunit: MLKKKMKEIYKYLKGKTIVFLILGVIFLIACGKKKEENVYEVTTVEKGDISLSIEKTGQVVSENEVSVYTTANQRVNKVFFKAGDNVKKGDIVLTFYPVDKNELQRKIQIKSLEVRQKQRDLRNVSELKKIGGASAVSVDDAKIALQTVQLELLSLKEDFALIVDHIKSPVDGVITAMTADENYRVNTETTLFKVSDVKNMKVEVNLSDTQIKDITPGQRVEITSDSLPDGEKIDGVVSQISGVSVKSTNLDESNTTVSIKLNNSGNLRPGTTINATIFYKESKNVLKIPYNSVINENNKFYVFLVGNDNKISKKEVILGNGDDSYYEVVSGISSGEKIIAVIDENLKDGEKIKIADPNKKTNGKGNKKGNSKPNKNNNRDKDSERNPPQ
- a CDS encoding ABC transporter ATP-binding protein, with protein sequence MIDVKKIVKIYKNGNMSLEVLKGLDLYVGKNEYVALMGPSGSGKSTFMNILGCLDKLTSGKYILDGVDVSTMKGDQLSVVRNEKIGFVFQSFNLLPKLSALENVALPALYAGIKREERYKRAEDALKSVGLGERIHHKPNEMSGGQRQRVAIARAIINNPKILLADEPTGNLDSKSGEEVLEIFKTLNEQGTTIVMVTHEEDVAQHCKRIVRLKDGVIESDYIVTDRKGE
- a CDS encoding ABC transporter permease — its product is MDFFESLKLAVGNLFSYKIRSFLTMLGIIIGIGAVVMMSSLGAGVKENIVGDLNKLGLGNFQVSIDTSPGQTYKSGDLLTPKDISDLKRIEGVEGASPTSEAFARIEIGKKRKTFIATGVTEDSFKIYNYTILKGRKFLPSEYKKDGKYLILDNTTAKEIFQEENPIGKKIVLNFRRNRQIVTVIGIYKNPLENLGGGGEDVPVFGLLPNNYINHLNGNEGNKFTSLDLKAADPKELNIVMERVKNFLEKRGSKSQIYNVQNIAQGLDEFNNILNMLSLFINGVAAISLFVGGIGVMNIMLVSVTERIREVGLRKAIGAKTRDILSQFLIEAVILTFFGGIMGIFTGYGGALLIGFFIKTAPILSPVVVIVSLIVSTMTGLIFGVYPAKKAANLDPIEALRVD
- a CDS encoding nucleoside hydrolase, whose amino-acid sequence is MQKKKIILDCDPGHDDAVAIMVAGLHKKFDLMGITVVAGNQTYENVTNNALKICDYFDFDIPVYGGMKGPLIRKQIIASDFHGKTGLDGIKLPETSRKIEKENAIDFIINSLSESNENDKITLIPVGPLTNIAMALKIKPEIKEKIEKIILMGGSCSEGNVTPYAEFNIYADPEAAHIVFSSGVPIIMMGLDITNKTMPNEDIISKIQNINTKEGNFLNQALHFPKRYDENGKFLYHTLHDVVTLIYLIDESVVKLEKINCRIELKDDKKYGQTVCRKYDCQKKEIFEEKSEIYAGIEINLDKFWDIIFEVIEVY
- the rbsK gene encoding ribokinase → MKKALVIGSLNMDMTAKVEKLPKLGETIFSNEFYESCGGKGANQAVAIAKLGMNTTMIGMVGNDFQGEKLIENLIKHNVKADNIIKSDELTGRAVITVDKNGNNNIIVIPGSNFKITKEHIQNKEKIIFESDIVILQNEIPIDVVEFSLKKAKELNKITIFNPAPATELSSIIYENTDYLILNETETEEIFGININDKVYIGKIFHKKKEHNIKNIILTLGEKGSILFDKDDSVRKYDAYEVNAVDTTAAGDSFIGAFALKICETNNPDIAIKYATAVSAIVVTRQGAQDSIPTVEEIEKFMELNS